The Toxorhynchites rutilus septentrionalis strain SRP chromosome 3, ASM2978413v1, whole genome shotgun sequence genome includes a region encoding these proteins:
- the LOC129778361 gene encoding uncharacterized protein LOC129778361 isoform X2, translating to MLMENQLREEEEEQNRKIQEDILRQRKEQLKRMEMRQQSFDHEMKAMDKAMARLQKSTVKVSTTKQVDAGEGTSGEQKKVPSAKVGKLTNENLLKLEAAQDGNVDKNGDIENDSDDESEDESEDTSDNSSEKSKGTKKSEITKNADRLSQHGQGQVRAAPTKTQLAARSGVSKKLPMFSGKPEDWPLFYGMYQASTEACGYSDIENLVRLQECLKGQALEMVRGQLLLPKSVPRVIEKLRQLYGRPEKLLQSHLEKVHRLEPPKTGKLATFISFGTAVEQLCEHLEAADLKQHLVNPLLIQDLVKKLPDNDKREWVRFKRGKKKGYAQDVPFRNSLGGLRGECQYGTYHKTFPR from the coding sequence ATGCTGATGGAGAATCAGCTGCGCGAAGAGGAAGAAGAACAAAATAGAAAGATACAGGAGGATATTCTGCGACAGCGGAAGGAGCAATTGAAACGAATGGAAATGAGACAGCAGTCGTTTGATCATGAGATGAAGGCTATGGACAAAGCGATGGCTCGGTTACAAAAATCCACGGTTAAAGTATCAACAACTAAACAGGTTGATGCCGGTGAAGGAACATCTGGGGAGCAGAAGAAAGTACCTAGCGCGAAGGTCGGGAAGTTAACGAATGAAAATTTGCTGAAATTGGAAGCTGCTCAAGATGGAAATGTGGATAAAAATGGTGACATTGAAAATGATTCCGATGATGAATCAGAAGACGAATCGGAGGATACATCCGATAACAGTTCGGAGAAAAGTAAAGGAACGAAAAAGAGTGAAATCACGAAGAACGCCGACCGGTTAAGCCAACACGGGCAGGGGCAGGTACGTGCCGCACCCACCAAAACACAGTTGGCAGCGAGAAGCGGAGTGAGTAAAAAGTTACCCATGTTCTCAGGGAAGCCAGAAGACTGGCCGTTATTTTACGGAATGTACCAGGCATCCACTGAGGCCTGTGGATATTCAGATATCGAGAATCTTGTAAGGCTTCAAGAATGTCTAAAAGGCCAAGCCCTTGAGATGGTTCGCGGACAGCTTCTTCTACCGAAATCAGTCCCGAGAGTTATAGAAAAGCTGCGCCAGTTGTACGGTCGTCCGGAGAAATTGCTGCAGAGTCATCTGGAGAAGGTTCACAGATTGGAACCACCGAAAACTGGCAAGCTAGCTACATTCATCTCTTTCGGAACGGCAGTAGAGCAGCTGTGCGAGCACCTGGAGGCAGCGGATCTCAAACAACATTTGGTAAATCCTTTGCTTATTCAAGATCTGGTCAAAAAGCTCCCGGACAACGACAAGCGTGAGTGGGTGCGCTTCAAGCGAGGAAAGAAAAAAGGTTACGCTCAGGACGTTCCTTTCCGAAATAGTCTCGGAGGCCTGCGAGGCGAATGTCAATATGGAACTTACCACAAAACCTTTCCACGATAG
- the LOC129778361 gene encoding uncharacterized protein LOC129778361 isoform X1 encodes MSTLAQNLDQQPGEVSPKVVKKSSCLYKLTPIVDKDGVLRMDGRMEMSEDMPFDKRFPIILPRKHAMTEKLIQFYHEKYGHTNRETVMNELRQRFWTPNARTAIRQATNKCVWCRVHRCQPRIPRMAPLPVQRVTPYLRPFSSVGIDYLGPIEVTVGRRREKRWVAVFTCLAVRAVHLEVVPSLSTQSCLMAIRRFCCKRGVPQEIFSDNGTCFVGADNVLMKINSDCATSITSATTAWHFNPPAAPHMGGIWERMVRSVKEAMKTLDDGRTVSDEVLQTTLAEAEDMINTRPLTYMPQDSAEDEAITLNHFLRGLVTTADLIVQPLNAAQALRDTYKRSQYLANRMWERWSKEYLPTINRRTKWFEEQKPLQVNDLVFIVDGKTRKSWIRGIVEELHPGSDGRVRQALVRTARGVYRRPVANLAVLEV; translated from the coding sequence ATGAGTACGCTCGCCCAGAATCTTGACCAACAACCTGGTGAAGTTTCACCAAAGGTGGTGAAGAAAAGTAGCTGCCTCTACAAGCTGACCCCGATTGTGGACAAAGATGGCGTGCTTCGCATGGACGGAAGGATGGAAATGTCGGAAGATATGCCGTTTGATAAAAGGTTTCCGATCATTCTGCCACGAAAACACGCGATGACGGAGAAGCTGATTCAGTTCTACCATGAAAAGTACGGACATACTAATCGTGAAACTGTGATGAACGAACTTCGGCAACGGTTCTGGACCCCAAATGCTCGGACTGCCATTCGCCAAGCAACTAACAAGTGTGTGTGGTGTAGGGTACATCGATGTCAGCCACGTATCCCCAGAATGGCGCCTCTTCCGGTGCAGCGCGTTACGCCCTATCTGCGACCATTTAGCTCTGTAGGTATCGATTATCTAGGTCCGATAGAAGTTACTGTGGGGcgaagaagagaaaaaagatGGGTTGCGGTGTTCACCTGCTTGGCCGTACGAGCGGTACATCTGGAAGTGGTGCCTAGTCTTTCAACACAATCCTGCTTGATGGCTATCCGAAGATTCTGTTGTAAGCGAGGAGTACCACAGGAAATATTCTCAGACAATGGGACATGCTTCGTGGGTGCTGACAACGTACTAATGAAGATAAATAGCGACTGTGCAACAAGTATTACAAGCGCTACCACAGCGTGGCACTTCAATCCTCCGGCGGCGCCACATATGGGCGGTATCTGGGAGCGAATGGTGAGGTCCGTAAAGGAGGCGATGAAGACGCTGGACGATGGACGAACGGTATCCGACGAGGTTCTGCAAACAACGTTAGCGGAAGCTGAGGATATGATTAATACCAGGCCGCTAACGTATATGCCACAAGACTCGGCAGAGGATGAAGCGATCACTCTGAACCATTTTCTTCGTGGGTTGGTAACTACTGCAGACTTGATCGTTCAACCACTGAACGCAGCGCAAGCCTTGCGAGACACTTACAAACGTTCACAGTACCTAGCGAACCGAATGTGGGAGAGATGGAGCAAAGAATATTTACCAACGATTAATAGACGCACTAAGTGGTTCGAGGAACAGAAACCGTTGCAAGTGAATGACTTGGTCTTCATAGTAGACGGAAAAACACGGAAGAGCTGGATTCGAGGGATTGTGGAAGAGTTGCATCCGGGATCAGACGGAAGAGTAAGACAGGCGTTAGTGCGAACGGCTAGAGGTGTATATCGGCGACCTGTTGCAAACTTAGCGGTGTTGGAAGTCTGA